One genomic region from Methanocaldococcus fervens AG86 encodes:
- a CDS encoding segregation/condensation protein A: MVDVNFDIVLWVKMIKEGIEKKNLNPWDVNIAEIADYYIQKIRELKKFDIRLSADVILVGGILLRMKSEALYDECEIEEEEDYEYYEDDYFYDEDVETKPKKSQKKEKKENKKTKKPVTVDELIKTIEKELNKVKKSRKKKEKKTKEVEEIIEELIEEEDISDIIAELLEDLIREGIIIYQERFRTREERVRYFIPSLYLANDGKAELIQEKLFGELIIKLKSTF; the protein is encoded by the coding sequence ATGGTTGATGTTAATTTTGATATTGTTCTCTGGGTTAAAATGATTAAAGAAGGGATTGAAAAGAAAAATCTAAACCCCTGGGATGTCAATATTGCCGAAATTGCGGATTATTATATCCAAAAAATCAGAGAGCTTAAAAAATTTGATATTAGGTTATCTGCCGATGTTATTCTTGTTGGTGGAATCTTACTGAGGATGAAATCTGAAGCGTTATATGATGAATGTGAAATTGAAGAGGAAGAGGATTATGAATATTATGAGGATGACTACTTCTATGATGAAGATGTAGAAACCAAACCTAAAAAAAGTCAGAAAAAAGAGAAAAAAGAAAATAAAAAAACTAAAAAGCCAGTTACTGTTGATGAATTAATTAAAACTATAGAAAAAGAGCTTAACAAAGTCAAAAAATCGAGAAAAAAGAAAGAGAAAAAAACTAAAGAGGTTGAGGAAATTATAGAAGAGCTTATAGAAGAAGAAGATATATCAGATATAATAGCAGAGTTGTTAGAGGATTTGATAAGGGAGGGTATTATAATCTATCAGGAAAGATTTAGGACAAGGGAAGAGAGGGTTAGATATTTCATCCCATCCCTATACCTAGCAAATGATGGAAAAGCCGAACTAATCCAAGAAAAGTTATTTGGAGAATTGATAATTAAGCTAAAATCCACCTTTTAG